From Zhongshania aliphaticivorans, one genomic window encodes:
- a CDS encoding GNAT family N-acetyltransferase/peptidase C39 family protein, which translates to MSLIRPATENDIDALVALENRCFDGDKLSRRSFKSLIKPGAHLASVILVNNVIAGYSIVLFRTGTSLARLYSIALDPNYRGQGLAQALLADAESEALARHCLFIRLEVRNDNPNAIALYKKLDYHIFDDIENYYEDGCTALRFEKRLHPETSQIIQKAPAYYRQTTEFSCGPAALMMAMANIRPEYLMSRREELQLWREATTIFMTTGHGGCSPHGLALAALRRNFGVSLYINSSGVPFIDSVRSSEKRDVIELVHEDFIEQLTHFPATIEINPLGRGQFREILERHDNVLALISTWALNRNRAPHWVYVSKTDEHFVYISDPDTNDSRWQSETDFMHVPISIDAFTAMASFGRSRLRCLIAIHPSSKEQPPAHV; encoded by the coding sequence ATGAGTCTGATCCGCCCCGCCACCGAAAACGATATCGATGCCTTAGTCGCATTGGAAAATCGTTGTTTTGACGGCGACAAACTGTCGCGCCGCAGCTTCAAAAGCTTGATCAAACCCGGCGCGCACTTGGCCTCGGTCATACTCGTTAACAATGTTATTGCCGGGTACAGTATAGTGCTGTTTCGTACCGGCACCAGTTTGGCCAGACTCTACTCAATTGCACTTGACCCAAACTATCGCGGCCAGGGTCTCGCTCAGGCCCTACTCGCCGACGCGGAAAGCGAGGCATTGGCCCGCCACTGTCTGTTTATCCGGCTTGAAGTACGTAACGACAACCCCAACGCTATTGCCTTATATAAAAAGCTGGATTACCACATTTTTGACGATATTGAGAATTACTACGAAGACGGTTGCACGGCGCTGCGCTTTGAGAAACGCCTGCATCCAGAAACCAGTCAAATTATTCAGAAGGCCCCCGCATATTACCGGCAAACCACCGAATTCAGCTGTGGCCCCGCAGCATTGATGATGGCCATGGCGAATATTCGGCCCGAGTACCTTATGAGTCGTCGCGAAGAGCTGCAATTGTGGCGGGAGGCAACCACCATTTTCATGACCACCGGCCATGGCGGTTGCTCTCCCCACGGTTTAGCCTTGGCGGCACTGCGTCGAAATTTTGGTGTAAGTCTGTATATCAATAGCAGTGGCGTACCGTTTATAGACAGTGTTCGCAGCAGCGAAAAACGCGACGTTATTGAGCTTGTGCATGAGGATTTTATTGAGCAACTCACGCACTTCCCCGCTACTATTGAAATTAACCCTTTAGGGCGTGGTCAATTCCGCGAGATTCTGGAACGCCACGACAATGTGCTGGCGCTGATTAGTACCTGGGCACTCAACCGCAATCGCGCACCCCACTGGGTCTATGTAAGCAAGACGGATGAACACTTTGTGTATATTAGCGATCCCGACACCAATGACAGTCGCTGGCAGAGTGAAACCGACTTTATGCACGTGCCAATTAGCATTGATGCCTTCACCGCCATGGCGAGCTTTGGCCGCAGTCGACTGCGCTGCCTAATCGCGATTCACCCCTCAAGTAAGGAGCAGCCACCAGCGCATGTCTAG
- the cas1f gene encoding type I-F CRISPR-associated endonuclease Cas1f, giving the protein MEQLTDLKAILHSKRANIYYLEKCRVMQKDGRVLYLTEAKNENQYWNIPIANTTCLLLGTGTSLTQAAMRMLAQAGVMVGFCGGGGTPLLMATEIEWLSPQSEYRPTEYIQGWMQFWFDDAKRLLVARQLQRARIEFLQGVWARDKDLKSEGFNANDADIAQALEIFLSKTEKAAKVSELLQTEAQLTKQLYKIAANRSQYGDFVREREAVDTANAFLNHGNYLAYGLAATTLWVLGIPHGFAVMHGKTRRGALVFDIADLIKDAIILPWAFICAKEKATEQEFRQQCLQAFTQHKALDFMFEQVKSAALKGANQ; this is encoded by the coding sequence ATGGAACAGCTCACCGATCTAAAGGCAATACTGCATTCCAAGCGGGCGAATATTTATTACCTTGAAAAATGCCGAGTAATGCAAAAAGACGGTCGGGTGCTGTATTTAACCGAAGCTAAAAACGAAAACCAGTATTGGAATATCCCCATCGCCAATACTACCTGCCTGTTGCTGGGTACAGGCACCTCGCTCACTCAGGCAGCTATGCGCATGTTAGCGCAGGCAGGCGTAATGGTAGGGTTTTGTGGCGGTGGCGGCACACCGCTACTAATGGCCACGGAAATTGAATGGCTAAGCCCGCAAAGCGAATATCGCCCCACCGAATATATTCAAGGTTGGATGCAATTCTGGTTTGATGACGCCAAGCGTTTGCTGGTCGCTCGTCAATTGCAACGAGCCAGAATCGAATTTTTGCAGGGTGTTTGGGCCAGAGACAAAGACCTAAAATCAGAAGGTTTTAATGCCAACGACGCAGACATCGCGCAGGCCCTAGAAATTTTCCTTAGCAAAACCGAAAAAGCCGCCAAAGTCAGCGAACTACTACAAACCGAAGCACAACTCACCAAACAGCTCTACAAAATAGCCGCCAATCGCAGTCAGTATGGCGACTTCGTGCGTGAGCGCGAAGCCGTAGACACCGCCAACGCCTTTCTCAATCACGGCAACTATCTTGCTTACGGACTAGCGGCCACCACACTCTGGGTGCTCGGTATTCCCCACGGCTTCGCCGTTATGCACGGCAAAACTCGTCGGGGCGCCTTGGTGTTCGATATCGCCGACTTAATAAAAGACGCCATTATTCTGCCGTGGGCCTTTATCTGCGCCAAAGAAAAAGCCACCGAACAAGAATTTCGCCAACAATGCCTGCAAGCCTTTACCCAGCACAAGGCATTGGACTTTATGTTTGAACAAGTGAAGAGTGCGGCTTTGAAAGGGGCTAATCAGTGA
- a CDS encoding RimK family protein: MSRFFVVVDDLKDWSPYYPSQDVITFDDYLERIGQSSGERVRVINLARSYRYLGTGYYCSLLAEARSHNVLPSVNTLSELARKSLSDILLEGVEPLLAKLPTAKTGESISFRSWFGECLAPEYSAIAKAVFERFPSPLIEVTLEFGKTRWQIKKLQLVALKSLKAGGEQEAFASTFERFSSKMWRKPKARKTFRYDLAILVDPEEKLPPSDKGALRKFTKAAANLGISAELITKKDYLRLPEYDGLFIRETTSVDHHTYRFAKKAAAEGLVVMDDPTSILRCTNKIYLADLLTSHKVPTPRTEILRRDNTEELRRIEETLGYPIVLKVPDGAFSRGVVKVEDWASLESESKRLLDKSALLLAQEFMYTDYDWRIGVLDGKPLFACRYYMVRNHWQIYKHSSSKSQSGGFDTMPTYEAPKKVIDVAVKACKLIGDGFYGVDVKQSDNRVVVIEVNDNPSIDAGVEDLFLGDGLYDSVMDVFLRRMEKRRR, translated from the coding sequence ATGTCACGCTTTTTTGTCGTTGTGGATGACCTAAAGGATTGGTCGCCCTATTACCCTAGCCAAGATGTCATCACCTTTGATGACTACCTAGAGCGTATTGGGCAGAGCAGTGGCGAACGGGTAAGGGTCATTAATTTGGCGAGAAGTTATCGCTATCTCGGCACCGGATATTATTGCTCCTTGCTGGCGGAGGCGCGCAGTCACAATGTTTTACCCTCGGTTAACACGCTCAGTGAGCTGGCGCGTAAATCACTTTCAGATATCCTGCTTGAAGGGGTAGAGCCATTACTCGCTAAATTACCGACAGCCAAGACTGGCGAAAGCATTAGTTTTCGCAGTTGGTTTGGAGAGTGCCTGGCGCCGGAATATAGTGCAATTGCCAAAGCGGTGTTTGAGCGATTTCCGTCGCCCTTGATCGAGGTTACCCTTGAGTTTGGCAAAACCCGCTGGCAGATTAAAAAGCTGCAATTGGTCGCCTTAAAATCATTAAAGGCGGGTGGTGAGCAAGAGGCCTTTGCCTCAACGTTTGAACGTTTCAGCAGCAAAATGTGGCGCAAGCCCAAGGCCAGAAAAACCTTCCGCTACGATTTGGCCATTCTGGTTGATCCGGAAGAAAAGCTGCCGCCCAGCGATAAGGGCGCGCTGCGTAAATTTACCAAGGCCGCCGCTAATTTAGGAATTTCTGCCGAGCTGATTACCAAGAAGGATTATTTGCGTTTACCGGAATACGACGGCTTGTTTATTCGCGAGACAACCTCGGTAGATCACCACACCTATCGTTTTGCCAAAAAGGCCGCGGCAGAGGGTTTGGTGGTAATGGACGATCCAACCTCCATTTTGCGCTGCACCAATAAAATTTACTTGGCTGACTTACTCACTAGCCACAAGGTGCCCACCCCGCGCACTGAAATTTTACGACGAGACAATACCGAAGAGTTGCGGCGTATTGAAGAAACCCTTGGCTACCCTATAGTTCTGAAGGTACCCGATGGTGCATTTTCCCGAGGTGTGGTCAAAGTAGAAGACTGGGCAAGCTTAGAGAGCGAAAGCAAACGCCTTCTGGATAAATCCGCTTTGCTATTGGCTCAGGAGTTTATGTACACCGATTACGACTGGCGCATTGGTGTATTAGACGGCAAGCCCCTGTTTGCCTGCCGTTATTATATGGTGCGCAACCACTGGCAAATCTATAAGCACAGTAGTAGCAAAAGTCAGTCAGGCGGCTTCGACACCATGCCCACCTATGAAGCACCTAAAAAAGTGATCGATGTGGCAGTGAAAGCCTGTAAATTAATTGGTGATGGCTTCTATGGCGTAGACGTAAAACAATCCGACAATCGCGTGGTGGTGATTGAAGTCAACGACAACCCGAGTATCGACGCTGGGGTTGAAGATTTGTTTTTAGGCGATGGCTTATACGACTCCGTCATGGACGTGTTTCTGCGCCGTATGGAAAAACGTCGACGTTAA
- a CDS encoding type II toxin-antitoxin system VapC family toxin, with translation MVLVDTSVWVDHLRQGDKVLADLLMLGQVCMHPMIIGELACGNLHKRGQLIALWQGLPSITEASHSEALYCLAENDLSGKGIGFVDLHLITATLLTPSTLIWTRDRRLKAAAQTLNTCFIAD, from the coding sequence ATGGTTCTGGTTGATACCTCGGTTTGGGTTGATCACCTTCGCCAAGGCGATAAAGTGCTCGCCGATTTGCTTATGCTGGGTCAAGTTTGTATGCACCCAATGATTATTGGCGAACTGGCCTGCGGCAATCTTCATAAGCGCGGCCAACTCATTGCACTTTGGCAAGGCTTGCCATCCATCACCGAAGCCAGCCACAGTGAGGCTTTATACTGCTTAGCCGAAAATGACCTCTCTGGCAAAGGCATTGGCTTTGTCGACTTACACCTGATTACCGCGACATTACTGACCCCATCAACATTAATTTGGACTCGCGACCGCCGTTTAAAGGCCGCCGCGCAAACGCTAAACACCTGTTTTATTGCTGATTGA
- a CDS encoding helix-turn-helix transcriptional regulator has translation MDKFDRFQLLHRQFRQHRKPISIARLAALLECSEKTVKRAIENMRDYLDAPIEYVPEAKGWAYVADEQDHYELPGLWLTSAELQSLALLLQLLESFGNGLLNQELVVVEQSITKMLTARGIERSAFDQHIKVLPLSNRYVASHMFAQVCEAVLKRRRLSISYRNYQQQVSRREISPQTLVYYRENWYVDAWCHLRNGLRTFSVARLMELSVLDQSAWAVASEQLNSHFTAGYGIFSGAAKYTAVLRFSAEIAHEIAMQQWHPEQCGNWDASDYLLSLPYSDDRELIQDILRYCPHVRVEQPPELRQAVHKRLQQAIQLYQ, from the coding sequence TTGGATAAATTTGATCGTTTTCAGCTTTTACACCGACAGTTTCGTCAACACCGAAAACCGATATCTATTGCTCGACTTGCCGCTTTACTCGAATGCTCTGAGAAAACGGTAAAACGCGCCATAGAGAATATGCGCGATTACTTGGACGCCCCCATAGAGTATGTCCCTGAAGCCAAAGGCTGGGCCTATGTGGCGGATGAACAGGACCACTATGAACTGCCCGGACTGTGGTTGACTAGTGCGGAGCTACAGTCGCTGGCTCTGCTTTTACAACTCCTCGAGAGCTTTGGCAACGGCTTGCTCAATCAAGAGCTAGTAGTTGTAGAGCAGTCTATTACCAAAATGTTGACTGCTCGTGGTATCGAACGTAGCGCCTTCGATCAACACATTAAAGTATTGCCGTTAAGTAACCGCTATGTTGCCAGCCACATGTTTGCCCAAGTGTGCGAGGCGGTATTAAAAAGGCGGCGGCTGTCTATTAGTTATCGCAACTACCAGCAACAAGTTTCGCGCCGAGAGATAAGCCCGCAAACCCTCGTTTACTACCGCGAGAATTGGTATGTGGATGCATGGTGCCATCTTCGAAATGGCCTACGTACCTTTTCGGTAGCGAGGCTAATGGAGCTTAGCGTGCTTGACCAAAGTGCATGGGCCGTGGCGAGCGAACAACTAAACTCGCATTTTACAGCGGGTTATGGCATTTTTTCTGGTGCCGCAAAATACACAGCGGTACTGCGCTTTAGCGCCGAGATCGCCCACGAAATCGCAATGCAACAATGGCACCCCGAACAATGTGGCAATTGGGACGCCAGCGATTACCTGCTAAGCCTGCCCTACAGCGATGACCGCGAACTGATTCAAGACATACTGCGATATTGCCCACATGTTCGCGTCGAACAACCACCGGAATTGCGCCAAGCAGTGCATAAGCGGCTTCAACAAGCCATTCAATTATATCAGTAG
- a CDS encoding flavohemoglobin expression-modulating QEGLA motif protein, with amino-acid sequence MSSQSLSTADRHYCESLKRLSESLIAIQKPILILDAIKWPQSIETQFFADKASKLPKVDRDYYLRNALNFDSESKISELKNLRSQVHKELGKADPLGKILGETIEQYLIVIDMVENRGTPRFMTASRELYGSARDHLRGDKLSLIEMGQRLCHIFSLPAAKHLAAAYPKNLNAEEAVRQLAQRLTPYFSDSIFSVKETDGIVSDASAGGDCIKVNTHSSFSSLDIQVLEVHEGWVHVGTTLNGRNQPWATWLSVGSPRITALQEGLAVLIETLTFSSFPARARRISDRVVAIDMAENGADFLEVYRHFVSQGLSHHDSYKIAQRVFRGGMVEGGSCFTKDLSYVKGFVETVNFIRSAILSDKPEMLPMLFVGKVALDDVPVLHHYQQAGFIEAPRYLPPMFRDLNGLYVWFGFSSGMSLLDLARIQEHFKALFEQTIDVHAHLK; translated from the coding sequence ATGTCTAGTCAATCACTGAGTACAGCCGACCGCCACTACTGCGAATCCCTTAAACGGCTTTCAGAGTCGCTTATCGCCATCCAGAAACCCATATTGATTCTCGACGCCATTAAATGGCCCCAAAGTATCGAAACCCAATTCTTTGCCGATAAAGCCAGTAAACTGCCTAAGGTTGATCGCGATTATTATTTACGTAATGCCCTGAATTTTGACTCTGAAAGTAAAATCAGCGAGCTAAAAAATCTGCGCAGCCAAGTACACAAAGAATTGGGCAAAGCAGATCCACTGGGCAAAATTTTAGGCGAGACCATCGAGCAGTATTTGATCGTGATTGATATGGTTGAAAATCGTGGCACACCGCGATTCATGACGGCCAGTCGTGAGCTCTATGGCTCTGCGCGCGATCACCTGCGGGGCGACAAACTCAGTTTAATTGAGATGGGGCAGCGGCTCTGCCATATATTTTCGCTGCCCGCCGCCAAACACCTCGCGGCGGCCTACCCTAAAAATCTAAATGCCGAGGAAGCGGTACGCCAATTAGCGCAACGCCTTACCCCCTATTTCTCCGACAGTATTTTTTCCGTAAAAGAAACCGACGGTATCGTCTCTGACGCCTCTGCGGGGGGAGACTGTATTAAGGTCAACACCCACTCGTCCTTCTCCAGCCTAGACATTCAAGTACTCGAGGTACATGAAGGCTGGGTGCATGTCGGCACCACGCTCAATGGCCGCAACCAACCCTGGGCTACGTGGCTGAGCGTTGGCTCACCGCGTATTACTGCGCTGCAAGAAGGCTTGGCGGTATTAATTGAAACACTGACCTTTAGCTCGTTTCCGGCACGCGCCCGCCGTATTAGTGACCGCGTTGTCGCCATAGATATGGCTGAAAATGGCGCCGACTTCCTTGAGGTCTACCGCCACTTTGTCAGCCAAGGCCTTAGCCACCACGACAGTTATAAAATTGCCCAGCGGGTCTTTCGCGGCGGCATGGTCGAAGGCGGCAGTTGTTTTACCAAGGATTTGTCATATGTGAAGGGTTTTGTGGAAACGGTGAATTTCATTCGCAGTGCAATTCTGTCGGATAAACCCGAAATGCTCCCCATGCTGTTTGTGGGCAAAGTCGCATTAGACGATGTGCCAGTTCTCCACCACTATCAGCAGGCGGGCTTTATCGAGGCACCACGCTATTTGCCCCCCATGTTCAGGGATCTCAATGGCCTGTATGTGTGGTTTGGCTTTTCCAGCGGTATGTCGCTATTGGATTTGGCGCGAATTCAGGAACACTTCAAAGCCTTGTTTGAGCAAACTATTGATGTGCACGCGCATTTAAAATAG
- a CDS encoding type II toxin-antitoxin system VapB family antitoxin, with product MRTTLNIDDALYAKAVELTGVHEKTALLKEGLKALIERESARRLAFLGGSEPDLQAAPRRQSAKI from the coding sequence ATGCGTACCACACTCAATATTGACGATGCCTTGTATGCCAAAGCCGTTGAATTAACGGGTGTACATGAGAAAACAGCCTTGCTTAAAGAAGGTCTTAAAGCCTTGATTGAGCGAGAAAGTGCTCGGCGCTTGGCCTTTTTAGGCGGTTCTGAGCCTGACTTGCAGGCTGCTCCTCGCCGCCAGTCAGCTAAAATATAA
- a CDS encoding DUF3080 family protein, producing MSQPNAEQYLPRHGTRIAGFLLSVFLGCAITACADNNQLSSQWQDYHSRLERVLQRQAAPHDNIAFPHLPKPRELSLEFSDSGIDLLDFLRMRRCALRDTIAQRNSILGRHGDAAARLIFDLRFINQATVCQKILEEDGLMALAVQLQAATVVKQRELPTRIFAASLIGPEFRQFWQIPVDLSTYPLSGKDPSLAALARWQQWQTEWLSQPGSMADWSSLAWQQFSEDVLNTLGQIRLGAGGSMLAAQRVNLAGLTTASAIITQRVNGRPLCLNPQPTPAARHFQGTLRSVFIQQLQQQASAINQHQFNVMTIMAEIEDKLLTVMAVNQLAIPKAYIDWQKQRDDLLLATDQAQRQHVALAGELLKQCGLQPGN from the coding sequence GTGAGTCAACCCAACGCAGAGCAGTATTTGCCAAGGCATGGCACGCGCATTGCTGGTTTTCTATTGAGTGTTTTTCTTGGTTGCGCCATTACCGCCTGCGCTGACAACAATCAGCTTAGCTCGCAATGGCAAGACTACCACAGCCGCCTAGAGCGAGTGCTTCAACGCCAAGCTGCACCGCATGACAATATAGCCTTTCCCCACTTACCCAAGCCCAGAGAGCTCAGTCTTGAGTTTAGTGACAGTGGTATCGATTTGCTGGATTTTTTAAGGATGCGGCGTTGCGCCCTGCGCGACACGATTGCCCAGCGCAACAGTATTCTTGGTCGCCATGGCGACGCCGCCGCCCGCCTGATTTTTGATTTACGTTTTATCAATCAGGCCACTGTTTGCCAAAAAATCCTCGAGGAAGACGGCTTAATGGCGCTTGCCGTCCAGTTACAGGCCGCAACCGTCGTTAAACAGCGGGAGTTGCCTACGCGTATATTTGCCGCAAGCTTGATTGGCCCAGAGTTTCGCCAGTTTTGGCAAATACCTGTTGATCTCAGTACCTACCCCCTCAGCGGCAAAGACCCTAGCCTGGCTGCGCTCGCCCGCTGGCAACAATGGCAAACCGAGTGGCTCAGTCAGCCCGGCAGCATGGCAGATTGGTCATCGCTGGCATGGCAGCAATTTAGTGAAGACGTACTCAATACCCTTGGCCAGATTCGTTTGGGCGCAGGCGGCAGTATGCTTGCAGCGCAGCGGGTGAATTTGGCAGGCCTAACAACCGCCAGCGCCATTATTACCCAGCGCGTTAATGGCCGACCATTGTGCCTCAATCCTCAGCCAACACCGGCTGCAAGGCACTTTCAGGGGACTTTACGCAGTGTGTTCATTCAACAGTTGCAACAGCAGGCCAGCGCAATCAATCAACATCAATTTAATGTTATGACCATTATGGCTGAGATTGAAGATAAGCTGCTCACGGTAATGGCTGTCAATCAATTAGCGATCCCTAAGGCCTATATTGATTGGCAAAAGCAGCGCGATGATTTGCTGCTCGCAACCGACCAGGCCCAGCGCCAGCATGTTGCGCTGGCCGGTGAGCTGCTCAAACAGTGCGGCTTGCAGCCTGGAAATTAA
- a CDS encoding SWIM zinc finger family protein, giving the protein MREISEELLIQLAGDAAYKRGLDYYKQGHVGQLRLKGKTIIAEVEGSEIYQVTLKHTSKLFEGSCDCPASEGFDFCKHCVAAALVYRDQLQQDKTLQGSTAKDRLPSYLMTLDKQQLVAMLLEQLRNDRDALAQLTIKADIAAGKLNDKAIKKQITAATPLNKHLHSYPQVRNYFARLDAVLSGLETVMPDLPANKALALTDYAIARVGRALDTIDDSGGFRFDALERLASWHDRALSAAALPATDLAAYLFSLFMQPESEFYPSIPEEYENMLGEEGMQAFMTRLRVAWDALPPLQEKDWAAQGDYLHLLYPLKYEAISRNDSEAVIALYAKIACDFGDFLELSDLCLEYNMFDQALWWRKRAEAVKNKPYGATAALEDNQIALWLYHKDYAPVVELLWQRFAKWPSVEHYQKIIAIKGQKDDQKNRSKAIELAKQTVNNQNKFYGQIEAANTIAELHLHFQEFAQALDLAEAGKLHPNLLVKIAKANPQQAERVLPVLYRASRAFIESSNNDGYHRAIDTLKLAEKIAGKQYAHQVTQVLHGLLAEFKRKRNFCQWLREAFTGL; this is encoded by the coding sequence ATGCGAGAAATTAGCGAGGAGCTGCTCATTCAATTAGCCGGGGATGCCGCCTACAAGCGCGGTTTAGACTACTACAAGCAAGGTCATGTCGGTCAACTGCGTTTAAAGGGTAAAACCATTATTGCAGAGGTGGAGGGCAGTGAAATTTACCAAGTGACCTTAAAGCACACCAGTAAACTCTTTGAAGGTAGCTGCGACTGCCCAGCCTCAGAAGGCTTTGATTTTTGTAAACACTGCGTTGCTGCCGCCTTGGTTTATCGCGACCAGCTTCAGCAAGACAAAACCCTGCAAGGCAGCACCGCCAAAGACCGCCTGCCAAGTTATTTGATGACCTTAGACAAGCAGCAATTGGTTGCGATGTTACTAGAACAACTGCGAAACGACCGCGATGCCCTTGCGCAATTAACTATCAAGGCCGATATCGCCGCCGGCAAACTCAATGACAAAGCCATAAAAAAGCAAATCACCGCCGCAACACCCTTAAACAAACACCTGCATAGTTACCCCCAAGTGCGCAATTACTTTGCCCGCCTCGACGCCGTGCTAAGCGGTTTAGAGACCGTCATGCCAGATTTGCCCGCAAACAAGGCCCTAGCGCTAACAGATTACGCCATTGCGAGGGTGGGCCGGGCGCTAGACACCATCGACGACTCCGGCGGCTTTCGTTTCGATGCCCTAGAGCGCCTAGCAAGCTGGCATGACCGCGCCCTTAGCGCTGCGGCATTACCTGCAACAGACTTGGCGGCCTACCTATTTTCCTTGTTTATGCAGCCAGAATCTGAATTTTATCCTTCTATTCCAGAAGAGTACGAAAACATGCTCGGTGAGGAGGGCATGCAGGCCTTTATGACAAGGCTGCGAGTCGCTTGGGATGCCTTGCCACCATTGCAAGAAAAAGACTGGGCAGCGCAAGGTGACTACCTGCACCTGCTATATCCACTTAAGTATGAGGCCATCAGTCGTAACGACAGCGAGGCAGTAATTGCCCTATACGCCAAAATAGCCTGTGACTTTGGCGACTTTCTTGAGCTTTCGGATCTCTGTCTTGAATACAATATGTTTGACCAAGCCCTATGGTGGCGAAAACGCGCGGAAGCTGTCAAAAATAAACCTTATGGGGCTACAGCTGCATTAGAAGATAATCAAATTGCACTTTGGCTATACCACAAAGACTACGCGCCAGTGGTGGAACTCCTTTGGCAGCGCTTTGCTAAATGGCCAAGTGTTGAGCACTATCAAAAGATAATTGCCATCAAGGGCCAAAAAGATGACCAGAAGAATCGCAGCAAAGCGATTGAACTTGCGAAACAAACCGTTAACAACCAAAACAAATTCTACGGACAAATTGAGGCTGCCAACACCATAGCTGAACTACACCTCCATTTTCAGGAATTCGCGCAGGCACTCGACTTAGCGGAGGCAGGCAAACTACACCCCAACTTATTGGTGAAAATTGCCAAGGCCAATCCCCAGCAAGCCGAACGCGTACTGCCGGTGCTGTATCGCGCAAGCCGTGCCTTCATTGAATCCAGCAACAATGACGGCTACCACCGCGCCATAGACACGCTCAAACTTGCCGAGAAAATTGCGGGCAAACAATACGCACACCAAGTGACGCAAGTGCTTCATGGCTTACTCGCCGAATTCAAACGTAAACGGAATTTTTGCCAGTGGTTAAGAGAGGCATTTACAGGGTTGTAG